The following are encoded in a window of Halosolutus halophilus genomic DNA:
- the glmS gene encoding glutamine--fructose-6-phosphate transaminase (isomerizing) — translation MCGIIGYVGTDRGDDALEVLLDGLSQLEYRGYDSAGVALADGGIDVHKREGELAALEAALPRERFDGDSIGIGHTRWSTHGPPSDANAHPHTDATERVAVVHNGIIENYQSLRDDLAAAGITFQSDTDTEVVPHLIGRSLDEGLDHEAAFRAAIDRLEGSYAIAAVFDGTETVYAARHESPLVLGVADDGHFLASDVPAFIEYTDQVIYLADGEFARLTPDDLVITDANGQVTDPSVETIAWDPEDAGKSGYDHYMRKEINEQPTALRECFRGRLDELTGRVELPELGDLEPRRPVTFVACGTSYHAAMFGTRLLQDRGVPAQAFLASEFDADRVPIDAESLVVGVTQSGETADTMRAIREANSVGATTVAVTNVVGSSAARETDDVLYIRAGPEISVAATKTFASQQAALTMLAAALSDQRSRALVRELRAVPDQIQSVLDASRAREIAETYHGAEAYFFIGRGYHYPVALEGALKMKEITYTHAEGFAAGELKHGPLALVSEETPVFAVVTGDGKLAEKTIGNVKEVEARGTPVVAVTDGQSDVERYADHVLEVPATSAVASSIVANVQLQLVAYWTAHELGRSIDKPRNLAKSVTVE, via the coding sequence ATGTGTGGCATCATCGGCTACGTCGGGACCGACCGCGGCGACGACGCGCTCGAGGTCCTCCTCGACGGCCTGTCACAGCTGGAGTATCGCGGCTACGATTCGGCGGGCGTCGCCCTCGCGGATGGGGGGATCGACGTCCACAAACGCGAGGGGGAACTCGCGGCGCTCGAAGCCGCCCTCCCGCGAGAGCGGTTCGACGGTGATTCGATCGGGATCGGCCACACCCGCTGGAGCACGCACGGGCCCCCCTCGGACGCCAACGCACACCCCCACACCGACGCCACCGAACGGGTCGCGGTGGTTCACAACGGCATCATCGAGAACTACCAGTCGCTGCGCGACGACCTGGCGGCCGCCGGGATCACGTTCCAGAGCGACACCGACACCGAAGTCGTCCCGCACCTGATCGGGCGTTCTCTCGACGAGGGGCTGGATCACGAGGCCGCGTTTCGCGCGGCGATCGATCGCCTCGAGGGGAGTTACGCGATCGCCGCCGTCTTCGACGGCACGGAGACGGTGTACGCGGCGCGCCACGAGTCGCCGCTCGTCCTCGGCGTCGCCGACGACGGCCACTTCCTCGCGAGCGACGTGCCGGCGTTCATCGAGTACACCGACCAGGTGATCTACCTCGCGGACGGGGAGTTCGCTCGGCTCACGCCGGACGACCTCGTGATCACCGACGCGAACGGCCAGGTGACCGACCCGTCGGTCGAGACGATCGCCTGGGACCCGGAGGACGCCGGTAAGAGCGGCTACGACCACTACATGCGCAAGGAGATCAACGAACAGCCCACGGCGCTCCGGGAGTGTTTCCGCGGCCGGCTCGACGAACTGACCGGGCGGGTCGAACTGCCCGAACTCGGGGATCTCGAGCCGCGTCGACCGGTCACGTTCGTCGCCTGCGGCACCTCCTATCACGCCGCCATGTTCGGCACACGGCTGCTCCAGGACCGCGGGGTCCCCGCGCAGGCGTTCCTCGCGAGCGAGTTCGACGCGGACCGGGTCCCGATCGACGCCGAGTCGCTCGTCGTCGGCGTCACCCAGAGCGGCGAGACGGCCGATACGATGCGGGCGATCCGCGAGGCCAACAGCGTCGGTGCGACGACGGTCGCCGTGACGAACGTCGTCGGCAGTTCCGCGGCGCGGGAGACGGACGACGTGCTGTACATCCGGGCGGGCCCCGAGATCAGCGTCGCCGCGACGAAGACGTTCGCGAGCCAGCAGGCCGCGCTGACGATGCTCGCCGCCGCGCTGAGCGACCAGCGATCGCGCGCCCTCGTCCGGGAGCTCCGGGCGGTCCCCGACCAGATCCAGTCCGTGCTGGACGCCTCGCGGGCGCGCGAGATCGCCGAGACCTACCACGGTGCCGAGGCCTACTTCTTCATTGGCCGCGGCTATCACTACCCCGTCGCGCTCGAGGGGGCCCTGAAGATGAAAGAGATCACGTACACCCACGCCGAGGGGTTCGCCGCCGGCGAACTGAAACACGGCCCGCTGGCGCTGGTGTCGGAGGAGACTCCGGTCTTCGCGGTCGTCACCGGCGACGGGAAACTCGCCGAGAAGACGATCGGCAACGTCAAAGAGGTCGAGGCCCGCGGCACGCCGGTCGTCGCCGTGACCGACGGCCAGTCGGACGTCGAGCGCTACGCCGATCACGTCCTCGAGGTGCCGGCGACGTCGGCCGTCGCCAGTTCGATCGTCGCGAACGTGCAACTGCAACTGGTCGCCTACTGGACCGCGCACGAACTCGGCCGATCGATCGACAAACCGCGGAACCTGGCGAAAAGCGTCACCGTCGAGTAG
- a CDS encoding DUF1254 domain-containing protein produces MSKEPHHKTAKSDFEPLRATRRTALREASTHQGTQNSDRATDGVRLFRTRTLTRREALQRGGLVVGGLSLGGSTVTRTVAADRESEESQDSDTDSSLASIAEDAYRYGLQQVIFYVTRFNYTQKEDSDFFVGVNRLYYPNEGRPITADFTAVVSPNATTLYGQGFLDLQDEPVVIEMPEVTDRYFSLELMDQYGIYPLYAGNQFTGTDARSYLILPDDYEGEIPGDFAATDVVQAGTKSLLTELRYALRDSTDESEIAYINDLQEQTTITPLSEWLANDRSGVPRAEQSVVAGDYETIPRMADLTEQQVENQTPSDFFTLLSLVLNDPSMSLIDDSRKEAAMLERLERVGIGPGLEFEWSALETDVQEALTSGVKNGFERVRAAALQGNSDVMVDMNGWNVLQNTADYRTDWLTRAVMADIGFAGPDSPASHVAGFKFTDASGDPLDGSNRYTITFDLEDLPPVTEFWEIPIYDAQGYFVENELDRYSINSYMLEEGLLHTEANELVIYVQHEEPDDPEQATNWLPAPEGGMRFAARFYGPRWSIVDGSYDMPEVVPAEK; encoded by the coding sequence ATGAGCAAAGAACCACACCACAAGACGGCGAAATCGGACTTCGAACCGCTGCGGGCAACGCGCCGAACCGCGCTTCGCGAGGCGAGTACTCACCAGGGTACCCAGAATTCAGACAGGGCAACTGACGGAGTGCGCCTGTTCCGAACCCGAACGCTGACGCGCCGCGAGGCGCTCCAGAGAGGGGGACTCGTCGTGGGCGGACTCTCACTCGGTGGATCCACGGTGACGCGGACAGTCGCCGCCGATCGAGAGTCCGAAGAGAGCCAGGACAGCGACACGGATAGCAGTCTGGCCTCGATCGCAGAAGACGCCTACCGCTACGGACTCCAGCAGGTTATCTTCTACGTGACGCGCTTCAACTACACGCAGAAGGAAGACAGCGACTTCTTCGTGGGCGTCAATCGGTTGTACTATCCCAACGAGGGCCGACCGATAACGGCCGACTTCACGGCTGTCGTCAGTCCGAACGCCACCACCCTGTACGGGCAGGGTTTCCTCGACCTGCAGGACGAACCCGTCGTCATCGAGATGCCCGAAGTCACCGACCGCTACTTCTCGCTGGAGTTGATGGACCAGTACGGAATCTACCCTCTCTACGCCGGGAATCAGTTCACTGGCACCGATGCGCGCTCGTATCTAATCCTGCCGGACGACTACGAGGGCGAGATTCCAGGCGACTTCGCCGCGACCGACGTCGTCCAAGCAGGGACGAAGTCCCTGTTAACCGAACTCCGGTACGCGCTGCGCGACTCGACGGACGAATCCGAAATCGCGTACATCAACGACCTGCAGGAGCAGACGACCATCACCCCGCTCAGCGAGTGGCTCGCCAACGACCGCTCGGGCGTGCCACGGGCGGAGCAGTCAGTCGTTGCCGGCGACTACGAGACGATCCCACGAATGGCGGACCTCACAGAGCAGCAGGTCGAAAACCAGACCCCATCGGACTTCTTCACCCTCCTCAGCCTCGTCCTGAACGACCCGAGCATGTCGCTCATCGACGACTCCCGAAAAGAGGCTGCGATGCTCGAGCGGTTGGAACGGGTCGGAATCGGCCCGGGACTGGAGTTCGAGTGGTCCGCGCTCGAGACCGACGTACAGGAGGCGCTGACCAGCGGGGTCAAGAACGGGTTCGAGCGCGTCAGAGCCGCCGCCTTGCAGGGCAACAGCGACGTTATGGTAGACATGAACGGCTGGAACGTCCTTCAGAACACGGCGGACTACAGAACCGACTGGCTGACCCGGGCCGTCATGGCCGACATCGGCTTCGCGGGCCCCGACTCGCCCGCGTCTCACGTCGCTGGGTTCAAATTTACCGACGCGAGCGGCGACCCACTGGACGGGTCGAACCGGTACACCATCACGTTCGACCTCGAGGACCTGCCGCCAGTCACCGAGTTCTGGGAGATCCCGATCTACGACGCGCAGGGTTACTTCGTCGAGAACGAACTCGACCGCTACAGCATCAACAGCTACATGCTCGAAGAAGGACTGTTGCACACCGAAGCCAACGAACTCGTCATCTACGTGCAACACGAGGAACCGGACGATCCCGAGCAGGCGACGAACTGGCTGCCAGCTCCTGAAGGGGGTATGCGCTTCGCAGCGCGGTTCTACGGCCCCCGTTGGTCGATTGTCGACGGGTCCTACGACATGCCCGAGGTCGTCCCTGCGGAGAAGTGA
- a CDS encoding PIN domain-containing protein gives MSVDTSFILDVIDDVEPAVQKDQELETESVPLVSPSMTVLELYIGVGKVANTLDERQKVEAVLDSYPVVDMTPRISRRAGRLLGERMAATDEGEGPGLGKGDAAIAATALERDAPVLAGDSHFGNVLGVTHESYRWSGLTASTP, from the coding sequence ATGAGCGTTGATACGAGCTTCATCCTGGACGTTATCGACGACGTCGAACCCGCAGTCCAGAAAGACCAGGAACTCGAAACCGAGAGCGTTCCGCTGGTGAGTCCCTCGATGACCGTTTTGGAGCTCTACATCGGCGTCGGGAAGGTGGCGAACACCCTCGACGAGCGCCAGAAGGTGGAAGCCGTGCTTGACTCCTACCCGGTGGTGGATATGACCCCGCGTATCTCCCGTCGCGCTGGACGGCTGCTCGGCGAGCGGATGGCCGCTACGGACGAAGGTGAGGGGCCTGGTCTCGGGAAAGGAGACGCAGCAATCGCAGCAACCGCTTTGGAGCGTGATGCGCCTGTTCTTGCTGGCGACAGCCACTTCGGGAATGTCCTCGGAGTCACCCACGAAAGCTACCGGTGGTCAGGATTGACCGCCTCCACGCCGTGA
- a CDS encoding metal-dependent hydrolase produces MFPLGHLAFAYLWYVAYAVLARRPLPVRWALVPLAIGSQLPDLLDKPLAYGGVLASGRSVGHSLLITALLVGFVSGGAHALRRRTPAHSRTHQLGAVAPAAFGVGYLSHLVGDSLGPLLAGIHADLTFLLWPVLPAPRYPGDSVAPWMRLLELYQQPQTHPELSLIVAALVVFVSLRVWTHLGSAPAVGN; encoded by the coding sequence GTGTTTCCGCTCGGCCATCTCGCCTTCGCGTATCTCTGGTACGTCGCCTACGCCGTCCTGGCCCGTCGGCCGCTGCCGGTGCGCTGGGCCCTCGTCCCGCTGGCGATCGGCAGTCAACTCCCCGATCTACTCGATAAGCCGCTGGCGTACGGTGGCGTGCTCGCGAGCGGCCGCTCGGTCGGCCATTCGCTCCTAATCACCGCGCTCCTCGTGGGCTTCGTCAGCGGGGGCGCCCACGCGCTCCGCCGGCGGACGCCCGCGCACAGCCGGACCCACCAGCTCGGGGCCGTCGCCCCGGCGGCGTTCGGCGTTGGCTACCTCTCGCATCTCGTCGGCGACAGCCTCGGGCCCCTGCTGGCGGGCATCCACGCCGACCTGACGTTCCTGCTCTGGCCGGTCCTCCCCGCCCCTCGCTATCCGGGCGACAGCGTCGCCCCCTGGATGCGGCTCCTCGAGCTCTACCAGCAGCCCCAGACCCACCCGGAGCTCTCCCTGATCGTGGCTGCGCTCGTCGTATTCGTCTCGCTCCGCGTCTGGACCCATCTCGGCTCGGCACCCGCCGTCGGCAACTGA
- a CDS encoding metal-dependent hydrolase: MPDLLTHVLVGYVLGTLLAVSDERLGPESVPLVMLGALSPDFVKLKLVLPSETVQAVLGIPFSWTPLHTLGGSVLVVGLGALLVAPDHRRQTIALFALGAASHHALDVLLLTVTGYSYAVLWPLSGYHFPAPNLYLSSDRWPALVAGLAAALVWALARQRRGGPAESPPTD, translated from the coding sequence ATGCCGGATCTTCTCACCCACGTCCTCGTCGGCTATGTGCTCGGGACGCTGCTCGCGGTCAGCGACGAACGGCTCGGCCCGGAGTCGGTCCCCCTCGTGATGCTCGGCGCGCTCTCGCCGGATTTCGTCAAGCTCAAGCTCGTGCTGCCGAGCGAAACCGTGCAGGCCGTGCTCGGCATCCCGTTTTCCTGGACGCCGCTGCATACCCTCGGCGGCTCCGTCCTCGTGGTCGGCCTGGGTGCCCTGCTCGTCGCGCCCGACCACCGCCGCCAGACGATCGCCCTGTTTGCGCTCGGGGCCGCCTCCCACCACGCCCTCGACGTGCTGTTGCTGACCGTGACCGGGTATTCGTACGCCGTGCTCTGGCCGCTTTCTGGCTATCACTTCCCGGCGCCGAACCTCTATCTCAGCAGCGATCGCTGGCCGGCCCTCGTCGCGGGACTGGCGGCGGCGCTCGTGTGGGCGCTCGCTCGCCAGCGCCGTGGCGGGCCCGCCGAGTCGCCACCGACCGACTGA
- a CDS encoding SRPBCC family protein produces MILKETTTVEALQKDVYRFFEEMEENYEPWHPDHITFRWTEGDGLEQGAEAYFEERIAGKLQKKTVKFVKVTPDRYIEFKPTSLLVGLLMPQISFAIDTHSDGCELTQQIKVRTGPIGAWLNKREFDAVRTHMREEGENLKRILENEDRVPSGKKA; encoded by the coding sequence ATGATCTTGAAAGAGACCACAACCGTTGAGGCGCTTCAAAAAGACGTCTATCGATTTTTCGAGGAGATGGAAGAGAACTATGAGCCATGGCACCCTGATCACATCACGTTCCGCTGGACAGAGGGGGATGGGTTGGAACAGGGCGCTGAGGCCTATTTCGAGGAACGTATTGCGGGAAAGTTACAGAAGAAGACGGTAAAGTTCGTAAAGGTAACTCCCGATCGATACATTGAGTTCAAGCCGACATCACTGCTGGTTGGGCTGCTTATGCCTCAAATCAGTTTCGCGATCGATACTCACTCGGACGGTTGCGAACTCACCCAGCAAATCAAAGTACGAACCGGACCGATCGGTGCTTGGCTCAACAAGAGAGAATTTGACGCCGTTCGGACGCACATGCGAGAAGAAGGCGAGAATTTGAAACGCATACTCGAAAATGAGGATCGAGTCCCCTCAGGAAAGAAAGCGTAG
- a CDS encoding methyltransferase domain-containing protein: MNHSLDTDKLEREVKSMYRDVAESSDAEFHFETGRDLAERLGYDPEDLEYVPDAAIDSFAGVGYYFDLAELDPGEDVLDLGSGSGMDAFVAGLHVTETGTVTGIDMTGEQIEKARDLAADNGFHNVDFRHGYIETLPFEDGSFDAVISNGVINLSAEKDRVFEEAFRVLRPGGRLAISDIISEEQMPESIKTDADLWAACIGGAEQVDRYTDLVDAAGFDVVAVSENTDYEFVSEQAANACSTYGVKSVSLVARKE; this comes from the coding sequence ATGAATCACTCACTCGACACGGACAAACTCGAACGCGAAGTCAAGTCGATGTACCGTGACGTCGCGGAGTCATCCGACGCCGAATTCCACTTCGAGACGGGCCGCGACCTCGCCGAACGCCTCGGCTACGACCCCGAGGATCTCGAGTACGTTCCGGACGCGGCTATCGACTCGTTCGCGGGTGTCGGCTACTACTTCGATCTGGCGGAACTCGACCCGGGCGAAGACGTGCTTGACCTCGGCAGCGGGTCGGGGATGGACGCCTTCGTCGCCGGTTTGCACGTCACCGAGACGGGAACGGTTACGGGTATCGACATGACCGGAGAGCAGATCGAGAAGGCGCGTGACCTCGCAGCGGACAACGGCTTCCACAACGTCGACTTCCGCCACGGGTACATCGAGACCCTCCCGTTCGAGGACGGGTCGTTCGACGCGGTGATATCGAACGGGGTCATCAACCTCTCTGCCGAGAAGGATCGCGTCTTCGAGGAGGCGTTCCGGGTGCTGCGGCCAGGGGGCCGACTCGCCATTTCCGACATTATCAGCGAAGAGCAGATGCCCGAGAGTATCAAGACCGATGCGGACCTCTGGGCAGCTTGCATCGGCGGAGCCGAGCAGGTCGATCGCTACACCGACCTGGTCGACGCGGCTGGGTTCGACGTCGTAGCGGTCAGCGAGAATACCGACTACGAATTTGTCTCCGAGCAGGCGGCGAACGCGTGTTCGACGTACGGGGTGAAGAGCGTCTCGCTCGTTGCGCGGAAGGAGTGA
- a CDS encoding sugar phosphate nucleotidyltransferase, giving the protein MTIRSAIVLAAGEGQRLRPLTTNRPKPMLSAGPKPILEHVFDELIDAGVTDITVVVGYQRNRVQSHFGPTYRNVPLTYVTQDKQLGSGHALLAAEPAADAPTLVVYGDQLIDERLIRDVTVSHESALATLGLVQRSDVAEYGGVLVDDGRVTDIVENPHDDRDYRLNAGVYTFEPEIFDVVRNTSPRAGEHSLVDALSAALEDGATLRGVVSEGVWVDATYPWDLLEIADGLLDTNGGESQIAHSASVHDDATIVDPVVVEPDCVIGPGAVVGPNVCLGENVTVASNAVVDHSVVEADTRVCANATLVDCVTGRGVHVGPGSTVVGGPGDVAVGARIHRNEGLGAVLADRVRDEGGVTYRPGTIVGADAVVRAGSTVGGTIENETEVRA; this is encoded by the coding sequence ATGACTATTCGTTCTGCGATCGTCCTCGCCGCTGGCGAAGGCCAGCGGCTCCGGCCGCTCACGACGAACCGGCCGAAGCCGATGCTCTCCGCCGGCCCGAAACCCATTCTGGAACACGTCTTCGACGAGTTGATCGACGCCGGCGTGACTGATATTACGGTCGTCGTCGGCTATCAGCGGAATCGCGTCCAGTCGCACTTCGGGCCCACCTATCGCAACGTCCCGCTCACCTACGTGACCCAGGACAAACAGCTCGGCAGCGGACACGCCCTCCTCGCCGCAGAACCGGCTGCCGACGCGCCGACGCTGGTCGTCTACGGTGACCAGCTCATCGACGAACGGCTCATCCGTGACGTTACCGTGAGTCACGAGTCGGCCCTGGCGACCCTCGGCCTCGTGCAACGGTCGGACGTCGCGGAGTACGGCGGCGTGTTGGTCGACGACGGCCGCGTCACCGACATCGTCGAGAACCCGCACGACGATCGGGACTACCGTCTCAACGCGGGGGTGTACACCTTCGAGCCCGAGATCTTCGACGTCGTCCGGAACACCAGCCCGCGTGCGGGCGAACACTCGCTCGTGGACGCCCTCTCGGCCGCCCTCGAGGACGGCGCGACGCTCCGCGGCGTGGTCTCCGAGGGCGTCTGGGTCGACGCGACCTACCCCTGGGACCTCCTCGAGATCGCCGACGGTCTCCTCGACACCAACGGCGGCGAGAGCCAGATCGCTCACAGCGCGTCGGTCCACGACGACGCGACGATCGTCGACCCCGTCGTCGTCGAACCGGACTGCGTCATCGGCCCGGGGGCCGTCGTCGGGCCGAACGTCTGTCTCGGCGAGAACGTGACCGTGGCGTCGAACGCGGTCGTCGACCACTCGGTCGTCGAGGCCGATACGCGCGTTTGCGCGAACGCGACGCTGGTCGACTGCGTGACCGGACGCGGCGTCCACGTGGGCCCGGGCTCGACCGTCGTCGGCGGCCCCGGCGACGTGGCAGTCGGCGCCCGGATCCACCGGAACGAAGGGCTCGGAGCCGTCCTCGCCGATCGGGTTCGGGACGAAGGGGGGGTCACGTATCGGCCGGGAACGATCGTCGGCGCCGACGCGGTGGTCCGCGCCGGGTCGACGGTCGGCGGGACGATCGAGAACGAGACGGAGGTGCGTGCCTGA
- a CDS encoding alpha/beta fold hydrolase: MASFETAQDQLFEEMSVDPQSQFIDLDHPQVRTHVIETGDEGSDDVPVFCVHGTGAFGALFTPLIAHLDDTWTIATDRPGYGLSGDHTYTAQTFRQTAVTVLEGILDRLGIEQVDLVGNSAGGYWSMVFALARPNRVRHLTLIGSVPTFPGTRPPIPLRLFSVPLLNRLLARLQESSEDGVVEQFEIFGEDETIQDYPSLIRVFVTQARKPRSDIVDISEFNSLLRLRGWHPSTRLREDELADLQPSTLVAWGENDPLGGPDVVRNTVDRIPDSRLETVNAGHLPWLGHPETCAELILDMRR; encoded by the coding sequence ATGGCGAGTTTCGAGACAGCCCAAGATCAACTGTTTGAGGAAATGAGCGTCGATCCACAATCACAATTTATAGATCTCGACCATCCACAGGTCAGAACTCATGTTATCGAAACTGGTGATGAGGGGAGCGACGATGTGCCTGTCTTCTGCGTCCATGGAACTGGAGCGTTCGGGGCACTGTTTACCCCGTTGATCGCTCATCTTGACGACACATGGACCATTGCTACAGACCGTCCTGGCTACGGACTCAGTGGCGACCATACCTACACCGCCCAAACTTTTCGACAAACGGCTGTTACCGTTCTTGAAGGAATTCTCGACAGGTTGGGGATAGAACAGGTAGACCTCGTCGGTAATTCCGCAGGGGGGTACTGGAGCATGGTGTTCGCGTTGGCTCGGCCCAATCGAGTCCGTCACCTGACGCTGATTGGAAGCGTCCCAACCTTCCCGGGAACCCGCCCGCCGATTCCGCTTCGGTTGTTTTCAGTGCCCTTGCTCAACCGACTGTTGGCTCGGCTCCAGGAATCGAGCGAGGATGGTGTCGTTGAACAATTCGAAATATTCGGTGAGGATGAAACGATTCAGGATTATCCATCGTTGATACGGGTGTTCGTGACCCAGGCTCGGAAGCCTCGGTCAGATATTGTCGATATCAGCGAGTTTAATTCATTGCTCAGGCTTCGTGGGTGGCATCCCTCAACGCGGCTGCGCGAAGATGAGTTGGCTGACCTGCAACCCTCGACCCTCGTGGCCTGGGGCGAGAACGATCCACTCGGAGGGCCAGACGTTGTGCGCAATACCGTCGACCGAATTCCGGACAGTCGTCTTGAGACGGTGAATGCCGGACACCTCCCCTGGTTGGGCCATCCGGAAACGTGTGCCGAACTCATTCTCGATATGAGGCGGTAA
- a CDS encoding DUF7344 domain-containing protein, with protein sequence MGKPMSSFTHTVSTESALHIVASQHCRSVLGQLIESESNTVTVDDLLEHVAAENPPPDSGGMIDTGRLRLDLHHSKLPKLEAAGLVEYDDRTETVRYHPNDRVEKLYQFVTTELE encoded by the coding sequence ATGGGAAAACCAATGAGTAGCTTCACTCATACCGTATCGACCGAGTCAGCATTGCACATCGTCGCCAGTCAACACTGTCGGTCAGTTCTCGGCCAGTTAATCGAAAGTGAGAGTAATACTGTTACGGTGGACGACCTCCTCGAACACGTGGCAGCCGAGAATCCTCCCCCAGACTCAGGTGGAATGATAGACACCGGACGACTTCGTCTCGATCTGCATCATTCCAAACTGCCGAAACTGGAAGCCGCTGGCCTTGTTGAGTACGATGACCGAACGGAAACGGTCCGCTATCATCCGAACGACCGCGTCGAGAAACTGTACCAGTTCGTTACCACTGAACTCGAATAG
- a CDS encoding DNA-binding protein: MATRLGETIASGMEDLIDLVETERELRDVWHWLPDEVSEFTIETWSEMTVTVAEPDSPYRPVNRFESFLQETTTFRFLRPEVALMEPCLDVLRQLIQDGVDITLVDRPSCHTYFFSTYPERSSEMVNRDNFTVLEHDELPPYGIGLLDDRVVISLYKQDSGAVQAVIDTDAPTVHEWAESMYAFFEGEARPPTSGSVVK, encoded by the coding sequence GTGGCAACGCGGCTGGGAGAGACGATCGCGTCCGGGATGGAGGACCTGATCGACCTCGTCGAAACCGAGCGGGAGTTGCGTGACGTCTGGCACTGGCTCCCAGACGAGGTCAGCGAATTCACGATCGAGACGTGGTCAGAGATGACCGTAACCGTCGCCGAGCCCGATTCGCCGTACCGCCCGGTGAACCGATTCGAGTCGTTTCTCCAGGAGACGACCACGTTCCGATTTCTTCGACCCGAGGTCGCCTTGATGGAGCCCTGTCTGGACGTGCTCCGTCAACTGATACAGGACGGGGTGGACATAACGTTGGTTGACCGTCCAAGCTGTCACACGTACTTTTTTTCGACGTACCCGGAGCGCAGTTCAGAGATGGTGAACCGAGATAATTTTACGGTTCTAGAGCACGACGAACTCCCTCCGTACGGAATCGGCCTTCTCGATGACCGGGTCGTCATCAGCTTGTACAAGCAAGACAGCGGGGCGGTCCAGGCGGTGATCGATACCGACGCACCGACGGTTCACGAGTGGGCGGAATCGATGTATGCATTCTTCGAAGGCGAGGCGCGACCACCCACGTCCGGATCCGTCGTGAAGTGA
- a CDS encoding DUF7576 family protein — MEYEYSEPERPSSHRRVQQAATCHACGARIGARERRLTWRIRDGADVYAYHYCSDACLPATAPETP, encoded by the coding sequence ATGGAGTACGAGTACAGCGAACCGGAACGGCCCTCAAGCCACCGCCGAGTGCAGCAGGCGGCCACCTGTCACGCCTGTGGCGCCCGGATCGGCGCCCGCGAACGACGGCTCACGTGGCGGATCCGCGACGGCGCGGACGTGTACGCGTACCACTACTGCAGCGACGCCTGTCTACCGGCGACGGCCCCCGAGACGCCGTAG
- a CDS encoding OsmC family protein has protein sequence MTDDQRITHGVELETLEAFADHAAEHPEEVQLGLGASATYEGTCAHSLARIDSYELGGETIARETREYTVPYGGWREVLEAGGWVGATDRIEPIEAALSALAACINVGISINAVAHGVDIDHLQTRVWSDFDPAVLFSLADLNDADAVFENVTAEIEIEGENLDEDLIDEWARRAPVYTLVSLGQDVEMTINTPAQVAGDD, from the coding sequence ATGACCGATGATCAGCGAATCACACACGGTGTAGAACTCGAAACACTCGAAGCGTTCGCCGACCACGCGGCAGAACATCCCGAAGAAGTCCAACTCGGTCTCGGGGCATCCGCGACCTACGAGGGGACGTGTGCCCACAGTCTGGCGAGGATCGATAGCTACGAACTCGGTGGCGAAACGATCGCCCGCGAGACCCGCGAATACACGGTTCCCTACGGCGGGTGGAGGGAAGTGCTGGAAGCCGGTGGCTGGGTCGGTGCGACCGATCGGATAGAACCGATCGAAGCCGCGCTCTCCGCGCTGGCTGCCTGCATTAACGTCGGCATCAGCATCAATGCCGTCGCACACGGCGTGGATATCGACCACCTCCAGACACGCGTCTGGTCCGATTTCGATCCCGCCGTGCTCTTTAGCCTCGCGGATCTCAACGACGCCGACGCGGTCTTCGAGAACGTCACCGCCGAAATCGAAATCGAAGGTGAGAACCTCGACGAAGACCTGATCGACGAGTGGGCACGGCGAGCACCCGTCTACACGCTCGTCTCGCTCGGACAGGATGTCGAGATGACCATCAATACCCCCGCCCAGGTGGCGGGCGACGACTAA